TTAatcaatcaataataataattattgagaACTTATCATTTACTGCTTTGTGTGTATGAGGGGAGGttacaaaaaatgtatatattttcttcccCTCATGATTTTCCAGTATGATTTGATGATTATGAAAAGTACAAATTTTTAGGATAACTGACTGAATAAATGATACGAATTTCAATAGGTAGCACAACCCAGATTATTTCTACACAGTCCTGCCAGGTTGACATTGCTGTAGATAAATTCCAGTTTATCTACAGAACAGCTATTTATACTTATAGGATAGGGGACCTACTTTGGAAACAGCTTCGATCTTAGCTCATAattaatttattgctaaatatctATGCTGTTACAGTTTGTGAGATGCTGAACTCAGGCAAAGTTTGGCAAATAAAGTGATATATTGGTATCGCCTGGGGGAAAAACCCTGGTAAGATCATTTTACTAGAAGACGAAGATGACTGAGCAATAGTGTGTAATCTAAAGTTTGTTCTATATAGTTTATTACATTTGAGTAGCTATAGAACTCTTACTTCATCAAATACTGTTTTGAAGTAGCTGGGCTCACACTTATTGGTACTTATAACCAAAGGATTTCCTGGAAACaaattgtttatcttttaaattttaattataatctcTTGACCACCTAACAActgctaaaattaaaatatttcctcacATTATGATCACATATTTGCAGAATTATAGAATCATAAAACTTAGAGATTATCCCCCAAATGTCATTTTACAGTTTGTCAATCAAAAGTCTAGAAATGTTAAGTGTACTGTTCAAAATCACAGCCCTTGTTGGattttaatttatacattttttatgaGAAACATAAACAATTTCCCCTTTATCATCTTTTAGGAAGATGTAGTATTCTAATaagaataaatttggaaaattagTTTTAGAATATATGAAATTGATATGTTTCTGAAAAGAAATGGCTTTAAAGTTGagtacaaccttttttttttctttagaaatacaatcttattttcccatttagaacCGTAACAGGATTAGTGGCACAATGAGAAACACCTTTAGTACTACCTCTTCATAGGACATTTCAGTTTTCTGATAAAGTCATATTAGTCATGACATAATGAATATACCAAGTAATTCATAATAGTGAACTAGGCCTCTTgtatatttaatccattttttctGAACAACCTTTGGGATTAGATTTTTTTTGTATGTGCTACCAGATTCTGTATAtagtttccattaaaaaaaaaaaaagttgttctaTAACCAACCACTGTCTAGATCTCACTTAAGCCTTATTTCATTTATGACTTCACTGTGCATCTCAATGTTACTTTTAGGTCAGGAAGTACAGCAGAGTGAAGTCTTGGCATGGAGAGTAAATGCAGATTAAATATAGAAATGTTTTCCTGTTCTCTGCTGTGATGGAATAAAGAATGGAAATTGGTGTCAGTGGGGTTGGCTCCTCCTGATGGTTGTACGGGAAAAATCTATTCCAGGCCCTTCTCCttagcttgtagatggccatcttctccctgtgtcttttcaCATCATCTTACCTCCATGCTTATCTCTATGGCCAAACAAACCCTTTTAACAAGGACACCGATCATATTAGATTAGGGGCCTACCCAGctccagtatgatctcatcttaactaattacatctgcaatgaccctattctCAAATAAGATCACAGTTACAATCGTGCTATAAAAGCACACAAAAatccaaatggaaaaaacaaatcaTACATTATTCAAATAGCAATGAACAGATCACTGATGCCTtacttttcaagtttattttaaaattcagtggtaTTGAGGACATGCACAATATTGTGCAACTAACATCCATTTCCGTTTGCAAAAACCTAGTTTTTAATTAGTAAATCTAGAAAAATAGCTGCTGGAACTGAGGTTCTAGCGAGTATGATCACCGTATCCAAACCAAATAGGAGCACAGTCTAACAAATGCCAGCGAACTtactgagaaaagaaagaatatttaaaatctgtTGAAACCAACTGTCACTGTTAACATATGGgccaagaggaaaaaataacCCTCAAACCTAAACACAACACAGAAATAGCATAAGATGTCAGTCAACGTCCTCCTACCCCGGGAAAGGCGGCTGGTGACGCCTGGAAGCAGTAAGCTAAGGCCGCTCGGCTGcgctctcaccagacactaaaGCGAAGATTCTTAACCTGGGCTCGGAGGAGCTTGGAAACGCCGCGGCGCGCAGTTTGGCGCATAAATACAACGGGGGGTGCGGAGCTTTCACGCGAGTCTCGAAGGGAATCTTTGATAAGGAAAAGGTTTTAAAAACGATCGCGTTGCGGGGACCAGTGACCACTGCGGTGACAGCGGGCTGGCctcggggggggggaggggcgtcGCAACGTTCAGGTGGAGGGACGGAGGGGTGGAGGATGGGGTGTGGGCCCGGCCCCGGGGCCTCGGCCCGGGATCGGAGCCCGGATGCAGGGGCGGGACCGGGAAGACgtcgcccgccccgccccgccccgccgcccgcgGGCGGCTGTTTACCTCGGGATTTGACGCCGGGacaaaaggggagggaggagtggcCCCTCGGGGACTCCGTGGGCGGAAGGCGCCCTGCTTCGCGGGCGTGCGGTACCCCCATGGGGACGGGAATGGCTCCCTCCGCCCCTCCCCGGTCCCCGCCACCTGTCTTCCTCGGGTCCTACCCCAGCCTCAGCGACACCCGGCGGCGCCGGCCGTCGGCCGCAGCGCAGGCTCCTCAGCCTCCGTATTTGTTATTCTCCGGACGGGGCGGCGACCACCGCTCCGGGAGCCGGGGCTGTGGGCCGCGCTGGGGCGGGGGACAAACAGGACCTGGGCCGCCGTCGGGGTTGGCGGGGCGAGCCGCTTCTGCCCCCTCAGCGCCCGCAAACAGAGCGCCGTCGACCCCGGAGACCAGCCCGCGGACTCGCGACACGGTATTTTTAAATCTGGCGGGGCTTCTCCACGGGCCAACCACgccccccgccgcccgccccaGCCAGTCAGCGGCAGGCCCGCCATTTTTCAAACCCTCTTCCGGCCGCCAATCAGGATCGAGCAGCACATTCCTCTCCTGACCGGTTCTAACGGGTCTAGGAGTTAACTACCCGGGGGACCCACCGAACCTGCTAGGCTGCGGCCGGGGGGACGAGCCTGGCGGCACACCGGCCATTCGGAAGCCGccgtggggagggggcggggcctctCCGAGTTTGAATAATCCCCATGGCCAATCGGAGCGGCGGGGGCCGTGGCCTGTGGCCCGGCTCGTCAAGTTGCCGTGGCGCGGAGAAGTCTGCAAAACAAGAGACGGAGGATTGCGTTAGCCACATCCCAGTTCACGCCGGAGCCGCGGTTAGCAGCGTCGCGGTCGGACCCGGCCGCTGCGCGGTACTCTGAGGAAAAGCTACCGCCAGGCAAGAGCCGGCTCCGGGCCTGGGGTGCGTGGCCGGCCGGCCCCCTTCCCTCACGGCCGGCCCGGGCGCCTGCGGCTCTCGGGGCTCGCCCCGCGGGCGGGATCCGGGTGCGGGCCGGGCGGGCCGGACTGCGGAGGCGGGAAGCTCGGCCGGGCCCGTCTCGGGAGTGTTTTGAACGCGGGGCCCGAGGCGGCAGCTCGGAGCAGGGCTCGCGGCGTGGAAGCCGGGGGCTTTCCTGTCAGGAAGGgccgggcgggggcggcgggcccggggggtggggggcggcggcTTTTGGGCGGGAAGGCGCCCCGCCCGCCAGCGCCCGCCGCGCTCTCCCGCCAGGTGgacgcgccgccgccgccgccgcagcagcATCATGGGGAAGGGCGACCCCAACAAGCCGCGGGGCAAGATGTCCTCGTACGCCTTCTTCGTGCAGACCTGCCGGGAGGAGCACAAGAAGAAACACCCCGACTCCTCGGTCAACTTCGCCGAGTTCTCCAAGAAATGTTCCGAGAGATGGAAGGTGAGCGCGAGGGTCCTCACGCGGGCAGGTGGCCGTGACTTTGAACTTGCCTCCGCCGCCGACTGGCCCCAGTGTTTTTATTCAGAGTCTGAGGCACAGGACTTCGGGGTGCTGGTGTATTTTAAGACGACGGAGGCAAATGTGGCCCTGAAGAGAACCCTGCCTTTTCGGGGCTGGATGGCGGTTTACAGTGTTGCATTTTCACTGCTGCTTTCATGCCCACAGACCATGTCTGCCAAGGAAAAATCCAAGTTTGAAGATATGGCAAAAAGTGACAAAGCTCGCTATGACAGGGAGATGAAGAATTACGTTCCTCCCAAAGGTgacaagaagggaaagaaaaaggatcCCAACGCGCCTAAAAGGCCTCcgtaagtgtttttgttttgttttttcagtcaaCTGAATTGCCCGCATGATTTTTCATTCAAGTCGTTACAGCTCTGTTCCTTCCTTTCAGATCTGCCTTCTTCCTGTTTTGCTCCGAACATCGCCCAAAGATCAAGAGCGAACACCCTGGCTTATCCATTGGCGATACTGCCAAAAAATTGGGTGAGATGTGGTCTGAGCAGTCAGCCAAAGACAAACAACCGTATGAACAGAAAGCAGCTAAGCTAAAGGAGAAGTACGAAAAGGTGTGTTGTCTGAATTTTCTGGAGGCAAGGTTGAAATCTGGTAGACGGATTCTAAACGAGCGTGTTAGACGCAGGTAGAAGCTGTATGTTAATAGGTGGAAGCTGTAGTCAGTTTTCCCTGACTAGCAAGTGGGGAACCTTCCGCGGTTCTGTGTTCATGGTTGTCAGCTTTGCTTTGAAAAGGTCTAATGAGAGCTGTACGCGGAAGGAGTATAAGCTGATTGGAACCTCCTTTCTTTGGACTGCAGCCGGTGTTTGTAGCCCTGGGAGGTTGCTGCATTCAGATGTGTTTGGGGTAAAATGCATCTCTTAGTTGAGAAGAATGGAGGGCTAAATGTTTTTTGTAGGTGTATCTAAAAGGTGAAGTCAGGGGACAGGCTACGTGCTGCTAACATAACGGTAGTGAAAGTACTGGCAGACATCAATCTGATACACCCCCATTATTTTACATCATTAGCTTTCTAAGGCCTGGAGGAAACAAATGATCTCAAAACCAAGTTTTAGACGGTCATCAGGGTTATTGGCCAATAATCTTAGATTGTTTACAACTTAGTGGTTTTCATGGTTGAGTAATGACACCGGATGACGATTTTATGTTTTTGACAATATTTCAGGATATTGCCGCATACCGTGCCAAGGGCAAGAGTGAAGCGGGAAAGAAGGGCCCTGGCAGGCCAACAGGCtccaagaagaagaatgaaccagaagatgaggaggaagaggaagaggaggaagaagatgaagacgaggaggaagaggatgaagaTGAGGAATAAATGGCTATCCTGTAATGATGCGTGtggagtgtgtgtgcgtgctcaGGCAATGGTTTTGCTAAGAATGTGAATTCAAGTGCAGCTCAATATTAGCTTCAGTATAAAAActgtacagatttttgtatagCTGATAAGATTCTTTGTagagaaaatacttttttaaaaatgcaggttgTAGCTTTTCGAGGGGCTACTACATACAGTTAGATTTTAAAGCTTCTGATGTTGAATGTTTCTGAATATTTAATGGTTTCTTTAACTTCTTGACTTGTGTATGGTAGCACAGCAAACTCATAGAAATTAGTATCAATAGTGAATTTCGGGTTTTCTAGAATGAGAATGTtgcattctgttttttaaaacaaaatttttgtaataaaattatgtatattatttgtattgtctttgtCGTATATGCTCAattagtttttgctttaaaagTCATGGTCTGGAACCATGTcaactatttttgtttttctgcctaATAGTTCTCAGACATGGTTGATTTAGTATAACGTTTGTTTAAAAGTCAAACATGcccatattatacatatttacaaAGTGTTCTTTAAAAAGCAGCAGTGGAAtttaatgaactttaaaaatttatgcaGTTTTATGAAATGAGCAAGGTTTGTTCTTGACATTTATGTTCATTTGTTAGCTAACTTGTCCCATTTTTTTTAGctgacattttattttgagagaaactttctttttaatatgagGCAGAGGAGCTCATACAGTGAATCCATACctaaaaacaaacttttaaaaacagtagGAACAGGGTTACATTTTCTGTTGATAATTATCTAGTTTGGGGTAGAATACCAGAGTGAATTTTGAGTTAAATCTTAAAAATCAGTGTGGTCGTAAGCCTAGAATTCTCGGTAACTAACCCAAGAAAGCTTTTGAGATGGTTGTTGTGATTTTCCATGACTGTAGTTAGTTAGGCGAGATTTTACTAGGATATTTATTTACAGGTGAAAGCAGTTACTAGGAAATGCTCATTTGAGGGAGCAGTTGCTTGTATTTGAATTTAGATAACTCTTGTAAATAGTTATCAAGTTATTAGTGAAAGTTAGCCATCTGTTGTCTAAGAGATTATAGAAGAAACCTATTTGTTGATAGTTTCACAGTTAAACCTGACAATCTTGGTTACCTATCAAGTATTAAAAATAGAAGCCAAAATTCTTCTTACCCAACCATGGGAGCCTTGGTTGTCTATCTTATGCCATATTTGGAATTATTTCTGACACAGGAAATACTAACCAAAGTTGTTAAATGGAAGGTAAGGTATTAGCATAATTCCCAGAGCGGATGGCCTCAAGTGGAATCTTCAGGCCTCTCAGAGATTGCCCTCCATT
The window above is part of the Eubalaena glacialis isolate mEubGla1 chromosome 9, mEubGla1.1.hap2.+ XY, whole genome shotgun sequence genome. Proteins encoded here:
- the HMGB2 gene encoding high mobility group protein B2, with the protein product MGKGDPNKPRGKMSSYAFFVQTCREEHKKKHPDSSVNFAEFSKKCSERWKTMSAKEKSKFEDMAKSDKARYDREMKNYVPPKGDKKGKKKDPNAPKRPPSAFFLFCSEHRPKIKSEHPGLSIGDTAKKLGEMWSEQSAKDKQPYEQKAAKLKEKYEKDIAAYRAKGKSEAGKKGPGRPTGSKKKNEPEDEEEEEEEEEDEDEEEEDEDEE